A window from Myxococcus fulvus encodes these proteins:
- the cysW gene encoding sulfate ABC transporter permease subunit CysW, with the protein MLAPSSLVAHRATRPLEGSRWVRWTLITLALGFLAVFLVVPLVAVFTFAFQKGWAAYVAAVTEPEARSAILLTLTAASIAVPLNLVFGLSAAWLLARFQFQGRALLLTLIDLPFSVSPVIAGLIFVLLFGRQGWLGPFLAEHDVHVIFAVPGIVLATVFITFPFVAREVLPVMQAQGSDEEEAALTLGASGWRTFLRVTLPKVKWGVLYGVILCNARAMGEFGAVSVVSGHVRGVTTTLPLHAEILYNEYDFAGAFAVASLLTVLALVTLVLKKYVEWRSEAS; encoded by the coding sequence ATGCTGGCTCCTTCGAGTCTGGTGGCGCACCGCGCGACGCGCCCGCTGGAGGGCTCACGGTGGGTGCGCTGGACGCTCATCACCCTGGCGCTGGGCTTCCTGGCCGTCTTTCTCGTCGTCCCGCTGGTGGCGGTCTTCACCTTCGCGTTCCAGAAAGGGTGGGCCGCGTACGTGGCGGCCGTCACGGAGCCGGAGGCGCGCTCCGCCATCCTCCTGACGCTGACGGCCGCCAGTATCGCGGTGCCGCTCAACCTGGTCTTCGGACTCTCGGCCGCGTGGCTGCTGGCGCGCTTCCAGTTCCAGGGACGTGCGTTGTTGCTGACGCTCATCGACCTGCCGTTCAGCGTGTCGCCCGTCATCGCGGGGCTCATCTTCGTGTTGCTCTTCGGGCGGCAGGGCTGGTTGGGGCCGTTCTTGGCCGAGCACGACGTGCACGTCATCTTCGCGGTGCCGGGCATCGTGCTGGCGACGGTGTTCATCACCTTCCCGTTCGTGGCCCGGGAGGTGCTCCCGGTGATGCAGGCGCAGGGCAGCGACGAGGAGGAGGCGGCGCTGACGCTGGGCGCGAGCGGCTGGCGCACCTTCCTGCGGGTCACGCTGCCGAAGGTGAAGTGGGGCGTGCTCTACGGCGTCATCCTGTGCAACGCGCGGGCGATGGGCGAGTTCGGCGCCGTCTCGGTGGTGTCCGGGCACGTGCGCGGCGTCACCACGACGCTGCCGCTGCACGCTGAGATTCTCTACAACGAATACGACTTCGCCGGAGCGTTCGCCGTGGCCTCGTTGCTTACGGTGCTGGCGCTCGTGACGCTGGTCCTGAAGAAGTACGTGGAGTGGAGGAGTGAGGCGTCATGA
- the cysT gene encoding sulfate ABC transporter permease subunit CysT codes for MSTPARRHVLPGFRLSLGFTWAYVGLWVLIPLSSLFLKTFSLTWPQFWETVTAPRALAAYRLSFSASLVAALVNVVFGLLVAWVLVRYRFPGRSLVESLVDLPFALPTAVAGLTLTTLFSSKGWYGQYLEALGVKVAYTSVGIAVALTFIGLPFVVRTVQPVLEELDADVEEAAATLGATPWQTFTRVLFPAIYPALLSGFTLAFARALGEYGSVVFISGNMPLRTEIVPLLIVTKLEQYDYAGATAIAVVMLVTSFLLLLVVNLLQRWSHRRFEVRPGA; via the coding sequence ATGAGCACGCCCGCGCGTCGTCATGTCCTGCCCGGCTTCCGCCTGTCGCTGGGCTTCACCTGGGCCTATGTGGGGCTGTGGGTCCTCATCCCCCTGTCGAGCCTCTTCCTCAAGACGTTCTCCCTGACGTGGCCGCAGTTCTGGGAGACGGTGACGGCGCCCCGCGCGCTCGCGGCGTACCGGCTGAGCTTCAGCGCGTCGCTGGTGGCGGCGCTGGTCAACGTCGTCTTCGGTCTGCTCGTCGCGTGGGTGCTCGTACGCTACCGCTTCCCGGGGCGCTCGCTGGTGGAGTCGCTGGTGGACCTGCCCTTCGCGCTGCCCACGGCGGTGGCGGGGTTGACGCTCACCACGCTGTTCTCGTCGAAGGGCTGGTACGGGCAATATCTGGAGGCGCTGGGCGTGAAGGTGGCCTACACCTCCGTGGGCATCGCCGTGGCGCTGACGTTCATCGGGCTGCCCTTCGTGGTGCGCACGGTGCAGCCGGTGCTGGAGGAACTGGACGCGGACGTGGAGGAGGCCGCGGCGACGCTGGGCGCCACGCCGTGGCAGACCTTCACGCGGGTGTTGTTCCCGGCCATCTATCCCGCGCTGCTCAGCGGCTTCACCCTGGCCTTCGCGCGGGCGCTGGGCGAGTACGGCTCGGTGGTCTTCATCTCCGGCAACATGCCGCTGCGCACCGAGATTGTGCCGCTGCTCATCGTCACCAAGCTGGAGCAGTACGACTACGCGGGGGCCACGGCCATCGCGGTGGTGATGCTGGTGACGTCGTTCCTGCTGCTGCTCGTCGTCAACCTGCTCCAGCGCTGGAGCCACCGCCGGTTCGAAGTCCGGCCTGGAGCGTGA
- a CDS encoding sulfate ABC transporter substrate-binding protein: MHSWLVSSLLVLALVGCSSKSSGADAASASSVTLLNVSYDPTRELYVDVNAAFARDWEAKRGQKVSIKQSHGGSGKQARAVIDGLEADVVTLALAYDVDMLHDKASLIPEGWQARLPHNSAPYTSTIVFVVRKGNPKGIRDWEDLLREDVAVITPNPKTSGGARWNYLAAWGHALRKPGGTPESARAFVEALFRRVPVLDSGARGSTTTFAERGLGDVLIAWENEAFLLTDEVGPGRFDIVVPSVSILAEPPVAVVDRHVDKRGTRAVAEAYLQFLYSEEGQRLAAKHHYRPRSEAVASKEGARFPKLKLFTIDEVFGGWRKAQAAHFDDGGVFDRIYVPQAR; encoded by the coding sequence ATGCATTCGTGGCTCGTGTCGTCCCTGCTCGTGCTCGCCCTCGTCGGGTGCTCCTCGAAGTCCTCCGGTGCCGACGCGGCCTCGGCAAGCAGCGTCACGCTGCTCAACGTGTCCTACGACCCCACGCGGGAGCTGTACGTGGACGTCAACGCGGCGTTCGCCAGGGATTGGGAGGCGAAGCGCGGACAGAAGGTGTCCATCAAGCAGTCCCATGGCGGCTCCGGCAAGCAGGCGCGGGCGGTCATCGATGGGCTGGAGGCGGACGTCGTCACGCTGGCGCTGGCCTACGACGTGGACATGCTCCACGACAAGGCGTCGCTCATCCCGGAGGGTTGGCAGGCGAGGCTCCCGCACAACAGCGCGCCCTACACGTCCACCATCGTCTTCGTGGTGCGGAAGGGGAATCCCAAGGGCATCCGTGACTGGGAGGACCTGCTGCGCGAGGATGTCGCGGTCATCACGCCCAACCCGAAGACGTCCGGCGGCGCGCGGTGGAACTACCTGGCCGCGTGGGGCCATGCGCTGCGCAAGCCGGGAGGCACCCCTGAGAGCGCGCGGGCCTTCGTGGAGGCGCTGTTCCGTCGGGTGCCGGTGCTCGACTCCGGCGCGCGCGGGTCCACCACCACGTTCGCCGAGCGCGGACTGGGCGACGTGCTCATCGCCTGGGAGAACGAGGCCTTCCTGCTGACGGACGAGGTGGGGCCGGGGCGGTTCGACATCGTCGTGCCCTCGGTGAGCATCCTGGCCGAGCCCCCCGTCGCGGTGGTGGACCGCCACGTGGACAAGCGCGGCACGCGCGCCGTGGCGGAGGCGTATCTCCAGTTCCTGTACTCGGAGGAGGGGCAGCGGCTGGCGGCGAAGCACCACTATCGCCCGCGCTCGGAGGCGGTGGCGAGCAAGGAGGGCGCCCGCTTCCCGAAGCTGAAGCTCTTCACCATCGACGAGGTGTTCGGCGGCTGGCGCAAGGCGCAGGCCGCGCACTTCGATGATGGCGGTGTCTTCGACCGCATCTACGTCCCCCAGGCGCGCTGA
- the cml gene encoding CmlA/FloR family chloramphenicol efflux MFS transporter, which produces MSWTYSVPAALLLMAPFDLLASLAMDIYLPVVPAMVGILQTSPSIIQLTLSLYMAVLGLGQVVFGPLSDRIGRRRVLLGGALLFAATSLLLAGTSDAMTFVGLRLMQAVGASAALVATFATVRDVYAERPESAVIYSLFSAMLAFVPALGPIVGALLARHFGWRAIFITLGVLATAAVVNAWPRWHETLAADGPRPAVAFRPILRDAAFWTYTLGFSSAMGAFFVFFSTAPRVLIGQAGFTELGFSLAFATAALAMIATTRFARRFVAAWGLEGSLTRGMLLLLTGAALLAAGQWFAAPSFWTFVAPMWVIAAGIVFAASVTANGALQAFGAVAGTAVALYFCVQSLIVGTVGTLMVVLLDGDTAWPLVAYASLMATVTLSAQANLRRRRMPST; this is translated from the coding sequence TTGTCGTGGACGTACTCCGTGCCAGCAGCGCTGTTGCTGATGGCCCCTTTTGACCTCCTGGCCTCGCTGGCCATGGACATCTACCTGCCCGTGGTTCCGGCGATGGTCGGAATCCTCCAGACGTCTCCCTCCATCATCCAGCTCACGCTCAGCCTCTACATGGCGGTGCTCGGGCTGGGACAGGTGGTGTTCGGACCCTTGTCGGACCGCATCGGTCGGCGTCGGGTGCTGTTGGGAGGCGCGCTGTTGTTCGCGGCCACCTCGTTGCTGCTCGCGGGCACCTCGGACGCGATGACGTTCGTCGGCCTGCGACTCATGCAGGCCGTGGGCGCCTCCGCGGCGCTCGTCGCCACGTTCGCCACCGTCCGTGATGTCTACGCGGAGCGGCCGGAGAGCGCGGTCATCTACAGCCTGTTCAGCGCCATGCTGGCCTTCGTGCCCGCGCTGGGCCCCATCGTCGGGGCGCTGCTCGCGAGGCACTTCGGTTGGCGTGCCATCTTCATCACGCTCGGCGTCCTGGCGACGGCGGCCGTGGTGAATGCGTGGCCCCGGTGGCATGAGACACTCGCGGCGGACGGGCCACGTCCCGCCGTCGCGTTCCGTCCCATCCTGCGCGACGCCGCGTTCTGGACGTACACCCTGGGCTTCAGCTCGGCCATGGGTGCGTTCTTCGTGTTCTTCTCCACGGCGCCCCGGGTCCTCATCGGGCAGGCGGGCTTCACCGAGCTCGGGTTCAGCCTGGCCTTCGCCACCGCGGCGCTCGCGATGATTGCGACGACGCGCTTCGCCAGGCGTTTCGTGGCGGCGTGGGGTCTGGAGGGCAGCCTCACGCGGGGCATGCTCCTGCTGCTCACCGGCGCGGCCCTGCTCGCGGCGGGGCAGTGGTTCGCGGCCCCGTCGTTCTGGACGTTCGTCGCGCCGATGTGGGTCATCGCAGCGGGCATCGTCTTCGCGGCGTCCGTCACCGCCAACGGCGCGCTCCAGGCCTTCGGTGCCGTGGCGGGCACGGCCGTCGCGCTCTACTTCTGCGTCCAGAGCCTCATCGTCGGCACAGTGGGCACGCTGATGGTCGTCCTGCTCGACGGCGACACGGCGTGGCCCCTGGTGGCGTATGCCTCGCTCATGGCGACGGTGACGCTGAGCGCCCAGGCGAACCTGCGACGGAGGCGGATGCCCTCCACCTAG
- a CDS encoding glycoside hydrolase family 16 protein: MTYRSESSWGACFVLGGLLLGGCGNEVPAESEPPPLVAQEQKELAYDPGPGWNLAWQDDFTGSALNSANWNVLTSNYDPVTGNCNFGTGELEYPRAQNVTVSGGKLILTAERTNDAPNDSRCTGYGPRSFYSGRIHTKGKVERTYGKLVASIKVPSGYGMWPAFWTLGANISSVGWPAAGEIDILEWHSNEPSWMKVATHWGEGARDWGSGANRGYSLADAFHVYELEWTADRMVFRLDNQVRANADFVHAAQAFRQNHYILLNLALGGNWYGNTPAANVDLPSGQRKTMEVEWVRWYQAGSTPGGTLTNPGFESDMSGWATWSPNGTEAADFSETHNGGHSGSYHLTHWNNAAPFEVWTYQTVSGLASGNYRVRAWVRKGGTFDLSRIQAKTCGACAPVFTELGTYGAWTLVETPVISVTGGYLELGFHSRATTANGANFVHMDDVQLVKL; this comes from the coding sequence ATGACATATCGGAGCGAGTCCAGCTGGGGTGCGTGTTTTGTGTTGGGCGGGTTGTTGCTGGGGGGATGTGGGAACGAGGTTCCGGCGGAGTCCGAGCCGCCGCCGTTGGTCGCGCAGGAGCAGAAGGAGTTGGCCTACGACCCGGGGCCGGGCTGGAACCTGGCGTGGCAGGACGACTTCACGGGCTCGGCGCTGAACTCGGCGAACTGGAACGTGCTGACGAGCAATTACGACCCGGTGACGGGCAACTGCAACTTCGGCACGGGGGAGCTGGAGTACCCGCGCGCGCAGAACGTGACGGTGAGCGGGGGCAAGCTCATCCTCACCGCCGAGCGGACCAACGACGCGCCCAATGACTCGCGTTGCACGGGCTATGGGCCGCGCTCGTTCTACTCGGGGCGCATCCACACCAAGGGCAAGGTGGAGCGGACCTACGGCAAGCTGGTGGCGAGCATCAAGGTGCCGTCGGGTTACGGCATGTGGCCCGCGTTCTGGACGCTGGGCGCGAACATCTCCAGCGTCGGCTGGCCGGCGGCGGGGGAGATCGACATCCTGGAGTGGCACTCGAACGAGCCGTCGTGGATGAAGGTGGCCACGCACTGGGGGGAGGGGGCGAGGGATTGGGGCTCGGGGGCGAACCGGGGCTACAGCCTGGCGGATGCGTTCCATGTCTACGAGCTGGAGTGGACGGCGGACCGGATGGTGTTCCGCTTGGACAACCAGGTCCGGGCGAACGCGGACTTCGTGCACGCGGCGCAGGCGTTCCGACAGAACCACTACATCCTGTTGAACCTGGCGCTGGGTGGGAACTGGTATGGCAATACGCCAGCGGCGAACGTGGACCTGCCGTCGGGGCAGCGCAAGACGATGGAGGTGGAGTGGGTGCGTTGGTACCAGGCGGGCAGCACGCCAGGTGGGACGCTGACGAACCCGGGCTTCGAGTCGGACATGAGCGGCTGGGCGACGTGGAGCCCCAACGGCACCGAGGCGGCGGACTTCAGCGAGACGCACAATGGTGGGCACTCGGGCAGCTATCACCTGACGCACTGGAACAACGCCGCGCCCTTCGAGGTGTGGACGTACCAGACGGTGTCGGGGCTGGCGTCCGGCAACTACCGGGTCCGTGCGTGGGTGCGAAAGGGCGGCACCTTCGACCTGTCGCGCATCCAGGCGAAGACGTGTGGCGCGTGCGCGCCCGTGTTCACGGAGCTGGGGACGTATGGCGCGTGGACGCTGGTGGAGACGCCGGTCATCTCCGTCACCGGCGGGTATCTGGAGCTGGGCTTCCACTCCCGCGCCACCACGGCCAATGGGGCCAACTTCGTGCACATGGATGACGTGCAGTTGGTGAAGCTGTAG
- a CDS encoding LamG domain-containing protein: MSKHSRSRWVPRLATLFFAGVAAPEVLAVERPSLVNTRIGTPFGANGHSSTIDGRVFVGNIREDHATTTTTWVARVFRPEAVTYDAEGKPSFSAAFSNGRTTAVRNGENALAFCFTHPALPYTLVDGLAVYQPYLFDSMMFNGPNVFRRRPVDIRVSQPFTPQADISSFTTGNLETLTTVTGASIRGIEPTMTSDGRLLIFQGGPQNDGGIDHLMYAYNPTPCAASGWSNPRPLSMMSTDTASGVLRYPLARQKLKAATGELFGETTSGPLLRGAYPWVDHEGRNVTYTGVVYTDGARREAVSLIGADTSWTAYHIDGAINTGRLDIAHLFYSGPMWNFEQERAPEQNFPPGANNDSRYLPVTKSHDVLALFGSNTSDYNEVDVGELVDPFHVLSLPMNELVTRAGAYDLTRTPDHSGNFYTGTLTGTASISAGNFVTQSTSGSLWEPHGKGKALVVPGGGALTVNLTDPSGTVRGVGALVRGFTVQLAVRPDANIHAGCTTGNPYRYLFQKSGAIDLIYESDNSVQLSLVINGARVRLGRSPPLPVGAWTHLGYSWDGVTGVFREYLDGVPTRRVLPVAPGSFRLGTGVLSIGAGNAMNTESCPVNGEGSFKGAIDEVRFFNHARSARSICMTSPGADCLDTAIQETPTEGQFGMSQQLHLCNSYAALGTRACSAAMHRVCAQRGAHDALANSTNVLETIQQLIGNRPPISLLGVLAGANATDVNVACGPIQHESVAVTFEELSRLHGLCADERVAQTLDCGAAAHRWCNKLGWTTGQIFEVTSRPWVGCFNSGLIQDVPKDQLGPVSNTSAFMSTDSKLEVSRWCQARGYGAGVVQELGLGYLAQVHCFQPAVTVPWKINP, from the coding sequence ATGTCGAAACACAGTCGTTCGCGGTGGGTTCCACGCCTCGCCACGCTGTTCTTCGCGGGAGTGGCGGCGCCAGAGGTCCTCGCGGTGGAGCGCCCTTCGCTGGTGAACACGCGCATCGGCACGCCCTTCGGCGCGAATGGGCATTCCTCCACGATTGATGGGCGCGTCTTCGTGGGCAACATCCGCGAGGACCACGCGACGACGACCACCACCTGGGTGGCGAGGGTGTTCCGTCCGGAGGCGGTGACGTACGACGCGGAGGGCAAGCCGAGCTTCTCCGCCGCCTTCTCCAACGGGCGAACCACGGCGGTGCGCAACGGGGAGAACGCGCTGGCGTTCTGCTTCACCCACCCAGCCCTGCCCTACACGCTGGTGGATGGGCTCGCAGTGTACCAGCCGTACCTCTTCGACTCGATGATGTTCAACGGCCCCAACGTGTTCCGCCGCCGCCCGGTGGACATCCGCGTGTCCCAGCCCTTCACGCCGCAGGCCGACATCTCGTCGTTCACCACCGGCAACCTGGAGACGCTGACCACCGTCACCGGCGCGAGCATCCGAGGCATCGAGCCGACGATGACCTCCGATGGTCGGCTGCTCATCTTCCAGGGCGGTCCCCAGAACGATGGCGGCATCGACCACCTGATGTACGCGTACAACCCCACGCCTTGCGCCGCCTCGGGCTGGAGCAACCCGCGTCCCCTGTCGATGATGAGCACCGACACGGCCTCGGGCGTGCTGCGCTATCCGCTGGCGAGGCAGAAGCTCAAGGCCGCCACTGGCGAGCTCTTCGGCGAGACGACGTCCGGCCCGCTGCTGCGCGGCGCCTACCCTTGGGTGGACCATGAGGGACGCAACGTCACGTACACCGGCGTCGTCTACACGGATGGCGCGCGCCGAGAGGCGGTGAGCCTGATTGGCGCGGACACCAGCTGGACGGCGTACCACATCGATGGCGCCATCAACACGGGCCGGCTCGACATCGCGCACCTCTTCTACTCGGGCCCCATGTGGAACTTCGAGCAGGAGCGCGCCCCCGAGCAGAACTTCCCACCCGGCGCCAACAACGACAGTCGCTACCTGCCCGTCACCAAGTCCCACGACGTGCTCGCCCTCTTCGGCAGCAACACGTCGGACTACAACGAGGTGGACGTGGGCGAGCTGGTGGACCCCTTCCACGTGCTCAGCCTGCCCATGAACGAGCTGGTGACGCGCGCGGGCGCCTATGACTTGACGCGCACGCCGGACCACTCGGGCAATTTCTACACGGGCACCCTCACCGGCACCGCGTCCATCTCCGCGGGCAACTTCGTGACGCAGTCTACCTCCGGCTCGCTGTGGGAGCCGCACGGCAAGGGCAAGGCGCTCGTCGTCCCCGGAGGCGGCGCCCTCACCGTGAATCTCACGGACCCCAGCGGCACCGTGCGCGGCGTGGGCGCGCTGGTGCGAGGCTTCACCGTGCAGCTCGCCGTCCGTCCCGACGCGAACATCCACGCGGGATGCACCACCGGCAATCCCTATCGCTACCTCTTCCAGAAGTCGGGCGCCATCGACCTCATCTACGAGTCCGACAACTCGGTGCAGCTCTCGCTCGTCATCAACGGCGCCCGCGTGCGCCTGGGGCGCAGCCCGCCGCTGCCCGTCGGCGCGTGGACCCACCTGGGCTACTCCTGGGACGGCGTCACCGGCGTCTTCCGCGAGTACCTCGACGGCGTGCCCACGCGCCGCGTCCTCCCGGTGGCCCCGGGCAGCTTCCGCCTGGGCACGGGCGTGCTGAGCATCGGCGCGGGCAACGCGATGAACACCGAGTCCTGCCCCGTCAATGGCGAGGGCTCCTTCAAGGGCGCCATCGACGAGGTCCGCTTCTTCAACCACGCGCGCTCGGCCCGCTCCATCTGCATGACCTCGCCGGGCGCGGACTGTCTGGACACCGCCATCCAGGAGACGCCCACCGAGGGGCAGTTCGGCATGAGCCAGCAGCTCCACCTGTGCAACAGCTACGCGGCGCTCGGCACGCGGGCCTGCTCGGCCGCCATGCACCGCGTCTGCGCTCAGCGCGGGGCGCATGACGCGCTGGCCAACAGCACCAACGTCCTGGAGACGATTCAGCAGCTCATCGGCAACCGTCCGCCCATCTCGCTCCTGGGCGTGCTCGCCGGCGCCAACGCCACCGACGTCAACGTGGCGTGCGGACCCATCCAACACGAGAGCGTGGCCGTCACCTTCGAGGAGCTGTCGCGCCTGCACGGGCTCTGCGCCGATGAGCGCGTCGCGCAGACCCTGGACTGCGGCGCCGCCGCGCATCGCTGGTGCAACAAGCTGGGCTGGACGACGGGACAGATTTTCGAGGTGACCTCACGCCCCTGGGTGGGCTGCTTCAACTCCGGCCTCATCCAGGACGTGCCCAAGGACCAGCTCGGCCCCGTGTCCAACACCAGCGCCTTCATGTCCACCGACTCCAAGCTGGAGGTCAGCCGGTGGTGCCAGGCGCGGGGGTATGGCGCCGGCGTGGTGCAGGAGCTGGGCCTGGGCTACCTCGCGCAGGTGCACTGCTTCCAGCCCGCCGTGACGGTGCCCTGGAAGATCAACCCCTGA
- a CDS encoding sulfate/molybdate ABC transporter ATP-binding protein, whose amino-acid sequence MSIIVEQLTRRFSPGGSPAVSSVSFQAPAGAITSLLGPSGAGKSTLLRLIAGLEVPDSGRVFIDGADCTAQPVQQRNVGVVFQSYALFRHMTVRQNVAFGLEMRKLPRAEVEARVDEMLRLVQLEALGARHPAQLSGGQRQRVAFARALAIRPRVLLLDEPFGALDTRVREELREWLHGLHERTGLTTLLVTHDQQEALEISQHVVVLSEGRVAQAGSPEDIYDRPTSPFVASFIGGASILRGHVQQGRAALGSLALAVPSAAREGEAVHAFVRPHDIKLARTDEAARSPSPVTGRVERLKSVGGFVKVLLRLPSGDEVTVQVSRSEFDALGVSEGDAVHADVRSASVFVGDYAI is encoded by the coding sequence ATGAGCATCATCGTCGAGCAGCTCACCCGGCGGTTCTCCCCGGGCGGCAGCCCCGCCGTCTCATCCGTGTCCTTCCAGGCGCCCGCGGGGGCCATCACCTCGTTGCTGGGCCCGTCGGGCGCGGGGAAGTCCACGCTCCTACGCCTCATCGCCGGGCTGGAGGTGCCCGACTCGGGGCGCGTCTTCATCGACGGCGCGGACTGTACGGCGCAGCCGGTGCAGCAGCGCAACGTGGGCGTCGTGTTCCAGAGCTATGCCCTGTTCCGCCACATGACGGTGCGGCAGAACGTCGCCTTCGGGTTGGAGATGCGCAAGCTGCCTCGGGCCGAGGTGGAGGCGCGGGTGGATGAGATGCTGCGCCTGGTGCAGCTCGAGGCCCTGGGGGCGCGTCATCCGGCGCAGCTCTCCGGAGGCCAGCGTCAGCGCGTGGCCTTCGCGCGGGCGCTCGCCATCCGCCCTCGCGTGTTGCTCCTGGACGAGCCCTTCGGCGCGCTGGACACGCGGGTGCGCGAGGAGCTTCGCGAGTGGCTGCATGGACTGCACGAGCGCACCGGGTTGACGACGCTCCTGGTGACGCATGACCAGCAGGAGGCGCTCGAAATCTCCCAGCACGTCGTGGTGCTGAGCGAGGGGCGCGTGGCCCAGGCGGGCTCACCGGAGGACATCTATGACCGTCCGACCTCGCCCTTCGTCGCGTCGTTCATCGGCGGGGCGAGCATCCTGCGAGGCCATGTCCAGCAGGGGCGCGCGGCGCTCGGCTCACTGGCGTTGGCGGTGCCGTCCGCGGCTCGTGAGGGCGAGGCGGTGCATGCCTTCGTGCGTCCGCATGACATCAAGCTGGCGCGCACGGATGAAGCAGCCCGAAGCCCGTCTCCTGTCACCGGGAGGGTGGAGCGCCTCAAGTCCGTGGGCGGCTTCGTCAAGGTGCTGTTGCGACTTCCTTCGGGGGATGAAGTGACGGTGCAGGTGTCTCGCTCCGAGTTCGATGCGCTCGGCGTCTCGGAAGGGGACGCGGTTCACGCGGATGTGCGCTCCGCCTCCGTCTTCGTGGGGGACTACGCCATCTGA
- a CDS encoding OprO/OprP family phosphate-selective porin: MAGPPLHRCPPLLATALVWLCSSVALAQTPPPAEPAPTPPAPGSVSVRATSEGISLRSADDALLLKLRGYVQLDGRFFESRADRPGATTLLIRRARPLLEGTLFSLFDFRLLVDFAANVPPLWDAYLEFRPRKEVRVRVGRFRPPVGLERNQSGIHTLFIERALPTDLVPNRDVGVMVHGELKDGVVSYALGAFNGTADGASADTNLDDSFDLAARVFAHPFRALGLSSLSGLGLGIAASRGSQFGSASTTGEAPLRSMGQQTFFIFRTGNGLGETVVAHGPHVRWSPQGYLYLGPLGAMAEYVSSTQEVNLGEQHARLRFESWQASASYVLFGGKAAYDGVKPTEPFGASAEGWGAVELGARMSELRVDPDAFPVYADPTRSARKAHGWGAVANWYLNNNVRVATSYDHTEYEGGAVEGARLPESVVMSRFQVSW; encoded by the coding sequence ATGGCAGGTCCACCCCTGCATCGATGCCCCCCACTCCTGGCCACGGCGCTGGTCTGGCTGTGTTCGTCCGTCGCGCTGGCCCAGACACCTCCGCCCGCCGAGCCCGCGCCCACGCCGCCCGCTCCGGGGAGCGTCAGCGTGAGGGCGACGTCCGAGGGAATCTCCCTCCGCTCCGCCGACGACGCCCTGTTGCTGAAGCTTCGCGGCTACGTGCAACTGGATGGTCGCTTCTTCGAGAGCCGCGCGGACCGTCCCGGCGCGACCACGCTGCTCATCCGGCGCGCGCGTCCATTGCTGGAGGGGACGCTCTTCAGCCTGTTCGACTTCCGCCTGCTGGTGGACTTCGCGGCCAACGTGCCTCCGCTGTGGGATGCGTATCTGGAGTTCCGCCCGCGCAAGGAGGTCCGGGTGCGTGTGGGCAGGTTCCGTCCGCCGGTGGGGCTGGAGCGCAACCAGTCCGGCATCCATACACTCTTCATCGAGCGAGCGCTGCCCACGGACCTGGTGCCCAACCGGGACGTGGGGGTGATGGTGCACGGGGAGCTGAAGGACGGCGTGGTGAGCTACGCGCTGGGGGCCTTCAACGGCACGGCGGACGGGGCGAGCGCCGACACCAACCTGGATGACAGCTTCGACCTGGCGGCGCGGGTGTTCGCCCATCCATTCCGGGCGCTGGGGCTCTCGTCGCTCTCCGGCCTGGGGCTGGGCATCGCGGCGTCGCGCGGGTCGCAGTTCGGCTCGGCGTCCACCACGGGCGAGGCGCCGCTGCGCTCCATGGGGCAGCAGACGTTCTTCATCTTCAGGACGGGCAATGGCCTGGGGGAGACCGTCGTCGCCCACGGCCCGCACGTGCGCTGGTCTCCACAGGGCTATCTCTACCTGGGGCCGCTGGGCGCGATGGCCGAGTACGTCTCCTCCACCCAGGAGGTCAATCTGGGGGAGCAGCACGCGCGGCTGCGCTTCGAATCCTGGCAGGCCAGCGCGTCGTACGTGCTCTTCGGAGGCAAGGCGGCCTACGACGGCGTGAAGCCCACCGAGCCGTTCGGCGCGAGCGCGGAAGGCTGGGGCGCGGTGGAGTTGGGGGCGCGCATGTCCGAGCTCCGCGTGGACCCGGACGCGTTCCCCGTCTACGCGGACCCGACGCGCTCGGCGCGCAAGGCCCATGGCTGGGGCGCGGTGGCCAACTGGTACCTCAACAACAACGTCCGGGTGGCCACCTCGTATGACCACACCGAGTACGAGGGAGGCGCCGTCGAGGGCGCTCGCCTGCCCGAGTCCGTCGTCATGTCCCGCTTCCAGGTGAGCTGGTGA